TTATCTTTGCTTTAAACACAGATCTGTTTTTCAAATTTTACTCCAGGCGGAGATGGTGGTGCGCCTGTGGAAGGATGGCTTTTCTGTGAATGATGGGGAATTTCGCAGCTACTCAATACCAGAGAATCAAGACTTCCTGGATGCCATCAAAAGGGGGTGAGTGAAATTGTCACAAGAAACATGCACTATCCAAGAAGCAAAAAGTCATCATATCTTCAGATCAGGTAGGgttgaatatttacattaaagatGAATCCAACAGGTGAATACATTTCTGGCTTCCTATCATTTTCCTTCTGGCCTGATATAACCCTGTCTGTTCCTCTCACAGTGACATGTGGTTAGAGATGGAGCACAGTACGCTGATGTCAGTAACATATTACAACACATATTCTCTCTAGACGATCAAACGCAGGGCTTTGTTATTACTTTTCTGCCTGCTGTTAGACTTCATTACTAGATGTTTCTGTTGACTCTGGGTTGTATTAAAAATGTGACTTGTGTCAATAACAATCCAATGTAAGACATGATAGTGACTTATTCATATTATTTCTGAaggtaataaaacattttattaaaactcTAATCATATAATACCCTTGTCTTATAAAAGATGAGTGAATGATGTGGATACCATAAAACAGAAAGTTCTCTGACCCATTCATATGAGACTGATGTCACTGATttggatctttaaaaaaagggttaTTTCAAGaattgtgacatcacaatgtCATCATGCACAAGTTCACCTCcccaataaatgtgtgtttttctgaacaATATTGAAAGCCAGAAAAATGAAATTATCCAGAGAAGTAAGCACATTTGAGAAGATGAAACAAACAAGTGTTTTGGCATTTAACATATAAAGGCATGTGGCACTGGTAGCCTGGTGACCTGGTGGTTTTGGTTGCATGCCTTATGTGTGGAGGTCCACACAGGTGTGACCCACTTGTGTGTGGGTTCATATTCAGCCTGTGGTTGCTTTCCCCCGTGTCATacatattttgtcttttgtaaCCGACTTTGCCCGCTGTTCTGTCTCTCCGGTAAAGGTactaaaagcccaaaataaatctttaaaaaaaagatatactaTATGTAtataaaattacatttctttgaCATTCATTTGTGTGATTTTCAAAGCAGCTTTAAAAGCATAGACACAACcataaacagacacatgcaATTATTCTTATAAAAAATGTAGATTATAAACATATGAATGATCCATCAATTTTAtatgaaataaacaaattaacttatttatttatatttttttttttcagaaagctGTGTAGTTTCACAGAAATTActtataatatataatatatattattatacaAAACATCATATGCATACAAGTTAAGATTCAATTACAGTTCTCTTCTTATTCAAAGACTTAATACATTTGATTCTATGATTTTGTCTTTCCCGTCTTTCATGCCCCCAAGTGTTTAAGTACTATTTATCTAAGGTGTCAATAAAATATGAATTCCTGCCATCAATAAATTCTTTAAGGCCGTAAAGTCTGACCTGAGGTCATCCCGAGGAGATTAATGTTGCAAAGCCAAACTGAATGTACCTGAGGGCACGTAGTTTTTCCAATAAAAGACAATTTCTCTCAGGTCAGATGTAGCTGGTGGATGTCCACTCCCTCTATATGTAACTCAGATGTCATATTATGCCCATCCTTTGTTCGATCCTACAGGCAAAAACAGTCTCCAGGGGATCATGAGCAGTTCAGCTGTCTTCCTATAGCCTACAACCAGCATAATGCTCGTTAGTGTTCATTAGGCCTATTGAGTGTTCTGACTAGAGACTCTAAGCCTGATCTCAAACCTGTTCCAGGGAGCTCCCGGCAGAGTgggagagcagagcagaggaggaggagctggagatcagTGTGGAGGATCTGACCGAGGAGGATTATGTTCCCAAGAAAAAGGCCTTCCACCCCTTCAGCGGCAGAGGTTACAGACTTGGCAGGtaagagacagtttgtgttgtGACAGTGTTAAACAATATATCTTAAATGTATTTGACCTTTTACAgttatttacatatatatgtCTTAATAAATGTCACAGATAATCAATGATGTAATAGCTGAGTTTGCATCTTTGTTGTCCAGTTGTGTCTGCTTATAGTTCCATAAGACACAGTACTGCTTTACACCACTAGATGTCCTTCTAAATCCAGATATTTGAAAACTGGAAAACAAGCAAATCTGACCAAGCAGTCCATCAACCTCATGAACTAGAACCTCAACATTTTCATAAGATCCCTTTATGGATACCAAATTCTCCAGAGcattcaaaaaaatatttattttcctaaCATAAAtaagtttggaaaaaaaaagtaaacattgcGTGTGCTCGCTCTTATAGTTTTAATCTAATTATTTATCCCTGTCCATTCCCAGTGTTGCACCCAGAGTTGTGGCCAGGTCACCATCTGTGCACGAGGATGGAGAATCTCCTCCTATTCCCATGGTAACACTAGACCACGCCCTTCCTGTCACCTCCCTGCAGATCTGGTTGGCCGACGGCAGGAGACTGGTGCAGAGGTTTAACCTATCGCATCGGTGTGTATCCAAGTGTCAAGGCCCTAAACACATCCTTTTGCATCATGCATTGATATCCAAACAGCCTGCATAGTCTAtcttgacattttttattttttttttatctctgttgtGCTGTCTGTAAATCCCATAATCTCAAGCATTGCAGCTGAGAAGTAGTTCAAGGGATGACgaaaaagatttttgtttgtaCTAGCTCTGGAGCTGGTGAGGGGGTTTTTAGAGGATTACGTAATGCTTTGTTCTAGTCTGCTGGAGTTTGAAGGCATGGTGCATGTTATATCCCCTGCCACAGTGCATGGGGCTGCAGAAAACATAATCTGAGATGTAGCAACGGAGTGGATCTATAAAATCCCCAGAGAGGGATTGCGTAACTGGGATGCAGCATTTATATAACAGAGTTTGTGGAAAGGATAGAGAGGGCTGAACCCCTCTAACCTTCAGCAAGTGTGTAAGGAGTAGGGTAGCCATAGGATCGCTTGTATGTGCTGGGTGGTGATTAATAATAGATTATGTTACTAGTATAGTGCTCCACAGAGAAATCATGTGCCACATGAGAGAGTAGAGAATTTGGATGGGCTGGGTTTTGCTGCTTAAAAGAACTAAAGCATTTTCTTAATCTTTGTATAATATGATTTTTATCCTTCTGTCCTAATCTTTTCTATCATTCCGTCTGTAATTTTCCTGCAGGATCTCTGACGTCCAGGATTTCGTCGCACGCTCCCAGAGGAGCTGCCCACCTTTCGTACTGACGACATCGCTCCCTTTCCGAGAGCTCAACGACAAAGATCTTAGCCTAGAGGAGGCGGATTTGGCGAATGCTGTCATTGTCCAAAGACCCCTGAACACACAGGCTCCGTTTGGACACTCCTGACTAAAAAAGGGCATATATTTCATGCATCATACCTCTTTTACCCACGCACACTGTCACCTCACAACGACCCCGATGGCAGACTAAAGGCCTCTGATAACTCATTAATCCTTTGTTTATTCTGCAGTTTGTGCGACATTTCATGATTGTTACCGCCTCTTTAGTTTGTTAATCTTAGTGGGAGATAATCTGCGGTCTAATGGAGACGTTGTCTGTTTGGGTGCTGCATCTATGAATGTGTTTTCAATGCTTAATTTGTCTTCTGGAGAACAATATTTACCTGTCAACACGTGTCCCTAAGTCCCCAAACTTAGGAAAAATAATGTCAAGGAAAACCAATTGTGTTGCCTCTGCAGATGGAAAACCATGTGTGTGGCCATTTATTTGTCTACTGCATTTCTTCTTCcctcacacatttacacaccacCAGCACCGCTAACCAACTCTCCAAAGTCTTCCCAAACTGTGATCACCAGTTTTTTCTGCACTATTTATATGAACAAATAAGGGTTTGTATCACTATGTTTACAGTTATTTTAAgtggaaaacatgttttatttgcacGTTTTAAAGAGGTTAGATGGGAAAGATGTCTGCTTGTTATTTATGCTGACCTTGCTGTTAATGTCTATCCATTATTTTTGCCTTAATTTGCATATTATGTGAATATTTGCCTTAATTcagaatgtaatgtttttttttttgagtgcaTCAGTTGAATACTGTggaagccctaagtggacatACATCTGTGCATTTGATTTACTCTGTTGTCCAATGATAATGAGTAATTTCTGGTTGTTTTCATGAGATCTTGACTTATTTATGTCTTTATCTCAAGAtaacaatgtttatttttcccGTGACAACTTGTTAATTTTGCGATATCTTGAGAAAATTACCAAAATCAAATAGTTATCACAGGATAACCAGTGTTGTTCTCTCTAGATAATGAGGTGAATATGTCGAGAtcagaataaaacaacataaatttaCTCCTTATTACAGGAAACTGGagtaaaatgaaatgtattcaGGCATGTCCTCTAAAGGCTTCCGTAGAAGACATATCACAAATCaagcaacaataaaaaatcCTCTTCAAAATTCTGCACTTTTTAATGATTTCTCatttgatgaagaaaaaaaaaggaatgtcaTACAAATGGTttgtcattttgaaaatttgaatcCCGCTCAGCTGTGAAGCCTTCTGAATGAAATATTTGATAGTGAGGGGAATCCATCAGCTTCAGGGTTTTATGATGTCAAAGTGATTTTGTCTTGACAATGAGCAGAACATTGTTTTATGTTGTAATGCCACATCTGTGCCGTCAGCACAGGTTTATTTGGGATTAAGATTGGGGACGCAGGCAGGTACTAGTGATGTCAAGGAACCCAGAATTGGAGCAATGACGCCTTCACAATGTCTCTGCTAAGACATGGTACGGGGTTAGGTAAAGTTGAAtccttgatttcttttttggtgCTTCTTGGCTGTGGCATTAGAGGGTTTCTTGGGAAATGTAGGGACACGCATGCTTTTACATGAGCTTGCGTTTGCCTCTCCATCTCCGAGCTTTCGGCCTGGCCCCGGGAAGAAGGCGAACACCATTATCCATCTTCAATATTTAAAGCAATGGGAAGGAGGGGCAAGCAGAACAGGGGAGGGAGTGTATTTTTCTCAGGAAGAGGAGATGACAGCCTTAGGGCGGTCAAGGTCAGGTGAAGAAAGTCAGCAGCAGAACTGTCCTGAATATAAAGAATTACCTTTCTGAGAGGCCAAGTTGCACATTTTAggatttttaaatgaacatgCAAGCTGTATGCATCACTTGGTTGGCAGCCAGAGGGGGTCTGGCTAAAGAGTGAAAGAGGGCACATTTCCTTTGTGCTACATATTTAATAAGGCTAAGCATGCAGGGAATTACTTTCCCTTTAACTCTCACATTTCCTTTCAGATTGACCCTTTTACTCGCGCAGCAGCCGACCTTTCATTTTGGACATTCCTCTTCACGCATCATCTGAAACATACCCATTCTAATGCAGGTCATATGCTTGACTTTTCAGCAGCCGTGTCTTTTCTCATTGTCAATAATGTGGTTTTGGTAGAGGGGTTTGCATGCTTGGAATTTATGAAGAGGTCTGGGTTCATCAGCCGAGGTCTCCACTACATGTTTGTTGTCATGCTCTGAAGACAGGCTTACTCTGGAGAGTAAACATCTTTCACTGATGGATGAAAGGACTTAGCGGGGAAAAAGGGAAGGCACTCAATATATCATAAGCCAAAGGGCCAATAAAAGTTACATTGCAAGCATGTGTACAATGGTAAGTAGTTCCTGAACTAGTTTGAAAGTAAAAGGCTTCCTCTTCTTTAAAATTCCAGCCTTAGAAGAACAACTTAATGGTATATTTTGAATTAATGTTGTTTCATAGAACTAATGGTCTGAATTAAAGCTCCtaaggaacttttggtttgtatCAAATTcggcgacccctgtggacaaaatggTCCCTCTAAAAAAGTAGTGTTTCTAATGAATAATCTCATCCTGTTTCCTTTTAACAGTGAAGTGATTACTCATCACCAATCATTGTCGTGGAATATAAGCTCCTGGCAAacttgtctgacacctacccagTGGCAGAGGCTAAAGGCATTAGAATCTGTATAGCCAATTGAGATAATCACTCTGGTTGCTTATTTTGACATGCAAAGTCAAGTTACAGGCAAACTGTAGAAAAtacaagatgatgatgatgatgatgatgatgatgatgatgatgcagtaTGGGAAATATGTACAGTAGCTGGATGCTGGAGAGCTTCCTTGTTGAATTCTTtatgcacatacacacctgtCTGGCTCCCTGATTGAAGAATAGCTCAGTTAATGTTTGATGACTAAAATGACACCTGACAGCATTACATTACACATTACATTACAGACATTCCACGTTGTCACGCACCACTTCATGAGAAATATTATGCATCATTTAGGGAGGGTTTTAAGTCGGTGGTAGGATGATGACGGTACACCAAAAAGGGATTTTAAAGATAGTCTGTAGGCCACTTTCATAAACATAGTTGTCACCGAGCCTAAAATGTTCATGCCAGAAAAAACACGTGCCACGAAAAGAACCAGCAGGCCTATTCACGCAATCCTAAATCTGAAATCAAGTGTTGAATATCATAGTACTTTTCAATAATTCATCTCATTCATTAAAAATTccaacatcattttaaaattctgACAATACAAGGAATAATGAAGTAAATGTTTGTCTCGTCCCTTAAgggtttcataaaaaaatgctTGCGTCAAACCATCCCCTAACACGAAGCACATATTTTGTGGCCAACCAGTAAAAAGGCCTGGTGCCTGGTTCAACAAGACAATGACACAGCAAAATGATTTGCACttatttgtgaaaaaaatagTTTCAGAGGCTCTGTGTCAAAGCCAGGCAGTGCTTGCCGCTATCTAATGTAGCTTGCAGGCTAacctgtgacattttttttatagctaGCACATACTACAGAAGTCAGGGTCCTTTTCAAGGTTCTGTAGTCTACTCTGTACTGGAAAATGTAATCCTCTTCAGAATGAAATTATTGTCCATGGGGATAACATTATTTCATTAGATGAAGATTGGATTCAAGGTGAAAAAGCTAGCTCAGCTGCTAATGGAAAAGCTAAAGTTTTTTCAGCATACCGCTGTTACCGTGTTGGTCATCAACTTTTTGGTTACCGTAAGCCATTCCTCTTTTTGAAGCAGTTTATACTTTATTAGGGGAGTGAATGgtgaaaaaaaagctaaaacaaaGCTTCCCCCAAATTAAACTCTACATCTCTTCGTTCCCTCAAATGCATGCTATTAGACTGTGTCTACGGTGTGTTCTGCTGATAACTTTCATTATTAAAAATGGttgtgggaaatgtaggatcTGGTGTTTTTTGGAGCCATGTCATTTTGTGGGGCTAAAAGCTGAGACTattctgctcctgctgcttcgattttgacctttaaaaaagaatctgttttttgttAGTCTTTCATGTTGGTGTAGCCTTAAAGAATCACAGGAGCATCCTTTTAAGtgagccaacacacacacacacacacacacacacacacacacacaacattgtGCTTGATtgtaaaatgtcaataaaactTGTCAAAAGTTAACATGAAATACGGCTATGTAACTACTGAAAACAAATATTGTACTTCATACAAAgagtatgatgatgatgatgatgatgatgatgatgcagtaTGGGAAATATGTAGCTGGATGCTGGAGAGCTTCCTTGTTGAATTCTTtatgcacatacacacctgtCTGGCTCCCTGACTGAAGAATAGCTCAGTTAATGTTTGATGACTGAAATGACACCTGACAGCATTACATTACACATTACATTACAGACATTCCACGTTGTCACGCACCACTTCATGAGAAATATTATGCATCATTTAGGGAGGGTTTTAAGTCGGTGGTAGGATGATGACGGTACCACCAAAAAGGGATTTTAAAGATAGTCTGTAGGCCACCTTCATAAACATAGTTGTCACCGAGcctaaaatgttcattttagaAAAAACACGTGCCACGAAAAGAACCAGCAGGCCTATTCACGCAATCCTAAATCTGAAATCAAGTGTTGAATATCATAGTACTTTTCAATAATTCATCTCATTCATTAAAAATTccaacatcattttaaaattctgACAATACAAGGAATAATGAAGTAAATGTTTGTCTCGTCCCTTAAgggtttcataaaaaaaaaaattgcttgcGTCAAACCATCCCCTGCTATAATCTCCCTACAGATgcacacaacacatgcacagcCTAGATTGATTTACACacattgtgtatgtgtgtgtgtgtgtgtgtgtgtgtgtgtgtgtgtgtgtgtgtctgtcataCACCGTCCCGGCCGCTGCACGGCGCAGCTCCGTCactgcagactacaaacaacCGGGAGTGGAGACGCGCAGACCATCTCCATCCTCCGCAGTCTCCTTCTCATCCTGCCCGGCAGACTGACTGGCAGATCACCGCACTGAGCGAAACTTACTTAGGCTACAAACCGACCCACTGCTTCTTCATCCACAAGGGGTAAGATGATTTCTGTGGGttttgctctttaaaaaaaaaaaaaaaacaggcgtTAGGGTTTAGGTGTGCAGAGCGCTTGTTTATGGATGCACTTACAGTAATAGTAAGATGAGGAGACAGCACTCTCCTGCGCGGGACGTCGACGTATCTTGCGCGcctgtttgctctttttttaagcTATTGTCAGCTGTGCAAATGTAGAAAATGATGCTAATCTAAATGTCTTGATACTTTTAGCAGGCtatatatttgaaaatgttgattaagaaagagtgtttgtttgtataattTCTTGTTGCATCTGTAGGCTATtcatccttcttcttttttttttgccaatgtcacatttgtgtgtttttgtgcatccATTCAAAGTCTTTGTCTGTGCTCATGT
The Labrus bergylta chromosome 15, fLabBer1.1, whole genome shotgun sequence DNA segment above includes these coding regions:
- the ubxn2a gene encoding UBX domain-containing protein 2A, which translates into the protein MKEFDTVGGENDADRKENEEEAPIRRSFSVEDLLDEVEKICYDASGTSKAEMVVRLWKDGFSVNDGEFRSYSIPENQDFLDAIKRGELPAEWESRAEEEELEISVEDLTEEDYVPKKKAFHPFSGRGYRLGSVAPRVVARSPSVHEDGESPPIPMVTLDHALPVTSLQIWLADGRRLVQRFNLSHRISDVQDFVARSQRSCPPFVLTTSLPFRELNDKDLSLEEADLANAVIVQRPLNTQAPFGHS